A single region of the Branchiostoma lanceolatum isolate klBraLanc5 chromosome 1, klBraLanc5.hap2, whole genome shotgun sequence genome encodes:
- the LOC136440860 gene encoding large neutral amino acids transporter small subunit 4-like isoform X1: MAPCLFTAQRRRYWLIITAIIENLLFSAVLLGWGSLVLMLKKEGIYLELCSGHDTDYLNITDANITDNMTVILPMEEEGCIAQDERLNLAYTIGSFLLSGMTFPLGMFMDKFGSRNLRMAGSVMFGLSSVLFAIAARTKMSILLFPAVSLNGMSGIVHVFTGFQVTNLFGDKRGTMMSFFVGAYASSAVVFPAMKGLYDLGIPFDTLFFCYAGLMVFVILNCYFNVPKEPIPGPEEMDFRIKFRPFGVHHKLTGKHFYGMVTTVGRRLSIDEKGGPTMASHLNLEMDYSSVDHAHPVAAIPPLSKSICTMAFFWSVVTMCIGQLRLIFFIGALSQMLGRVSGADSSKGAQYIVNIYTSIFGMIQMACILMAPLIGIVLDWNTRPKKSKGAKEELLDDTCNGKGSTSSEKSVNITLNKQKQQQKVKLQKISNVMKAFALTNVLMIFFGVTVLIPSLELQILTFLLHTLIRGFIHSTVGAMYATMYHHTHFGTLTGLQSLISAVFACLQYPVFTIINGPLNEDPFWMNVGLLVLTFFNFGLPAYLFLYVKRLKAEPEVGKPKTSVVSVDLPKNMSSKTLITTIKEEELDNDDVFMA; this comes from the exons ATACTGACTACCTCAACATCACCGATGCCAACATCACAGACAACATGACAGTTATTCTACCCATGGAAGAAGAAGGCTGTATTGCTCAGGATGAGAGACTGAACTTGGCCTACACCATTGGATCTTTCTTGCTCAGCGGAATGACCTTTCCTCTCGGGATGTTCATGGACAAGTTCGGGTCCCGAAACCTCAGGATGGCTGGCAGTGTCATGTTTGGATTATCCAGTGTATTATTTGCAATTGCAGCAAGAA CCAAGATGTCTATTCTCCTCTTCCCCGCGGTGTCGTTGAACGGCATGAGCGGGATTGTCCACGTCTTCACCGGGTTCCAAGTCACCAACCTGTTTGGTGACAAGCGAGGAACGATGATGAGCTTCTTTGTGGGCGCCTACGCATCCTCGGCTGTCGTCTTCCCAGCTATGAAG GGTCTGTACGATCTGGGTATTCCCTTTGACACCCTGTTCTTCTGCTATGCTGGACTGATGGTCTTCGTCATCCTTAACTGCTACTTCAACGTGCCCAAGGAACCCATCCCTGGCCCTGAGGAGATGGACTTCAGAATCAAGTTCAG ACCATTTGGCGTTCACCACAAGCTGACTGGGAAGCACTTCTATGGCATGGTGACCACCGTTGGCCGACGACTGAGCATCGACGAGAAGGGGGGACCGACCATGGCCTCTCACCTCAACCTGGAGATGGACTACAGCTCTGTGGACCATG CCCATCCTGTTGCAGCTATCCCGCCATTGTCCAAGAGTATCTGCACCATGGCGTTCTTTTGGAGCGTGGTCACCATGTGCATCGGTCAACTGAGACTCATCTTCTTCATTGGCGCGCTGAGTCAGATGTTAGGCAGAGTGTCGGGGGCAGACAGTTCCAAAG GAGCCCAGTATATTG TGAACATCTACACCTCCATCTTTGGTATGATCCAGATGGCGTGCATCCTCATGGCCCCCCTGATCGGCATCGTCCTCGACTGGAACACCAGGCCGAAGAAGTCCAAGGGTGCTAAAGAGGAGCTACTCGACGACACGTGCAATGGAAAGGGCAGCACCTCCAGTGAAAAAAG CGTCAACATAACCCTcaacaagcaaaaacaacaacagaaagtcAAGTTGCAAAAGATCAGCAACGTGATGAAGGCCTTTGCTCTGACGAACGTCCTCATGATCTTCTTCGGTGTCACTGTCCTCATCCCAAGTCTGGAACTACAG ATCTTGACGTTTTTGCTTCACACACTCATCAGAGGGTTCATCCATTCAACTGTCGGTGCCATGTATGCCACTAT GTATCATCACACCCACTTTGGCACATTGACAGGGTTGCAGTCGCTGATCTCTGCAGTATTCGCCTGTCTACAGTACCCCGTCTTCACCATCATCAACGGGCCTCTCAACGAGGACCCCTTCTGG ATGAACGTCGGCTTGCTGGTGCTCACATTCTTCAACTTCGGTCTGCCAGCTTACCTCTTCCTCTATGTCAAGAGACTAAAGGCTGAACCAGAGGTGGGCAAGCCAAAGACGTCAGTAGTATCAGTCGACCTCCCAAAGAACATGAGCTCGAAAACCCTCATAACGACGATAAAGGAAGAGGAACTCGACAACGACGACGTGTTCATGGCCTGA
- the LOC136440860 gene encoding large neutral amino acids transporter small subunit 4-like isoform X3 has product MAPCLFTAQRRRYWLIITAIIENLLFSAVLLGWGSLVLMLKKEGIYLELCSGHDTDYLNITDANITDNMTVILPMEEEGCIAQDERLNLAYTIGSFLLSGMTFPLGMFMDKFGSRNLRMAGSVMFGLSSVLFAIAARTKMSILLFPAVSLNGMSGIVHVFTGFQVTNLFGDKRGTMMSFFVGAYASSAVVFPAMKGLYDLGIPFDTLFFCYAGLMVFVILNCYFNVPKEPIPGPEEMDFRIKFRPFGVHHKLTGKHFYGMVTTVGRRLSIDEKGGPTMASHLNLEMDYSSVDHAHPVAAIPPLSKSICTMAFFWSVVTMCIGQLRLIFFIGALSQMLGRVSGADSSKVNIYTSIFGMIQMACILMAPLIGIVLDWNTRPKKSKGAKEELLDDTCNGKGSTSSEKSVNITLNKQKQQQKVKLQKISNVMKAFALTNVLMIFFGVTVLIPSLELQILTFLLHTLIRGFIHSTVGAMYATMYHHTHFGTLTGLQSLISAVFACLQYPVFTIINGPLNEDPFWMNVGLLVLTFFNFGLPAYLFLYVKRLKAEPEVGKPKTSVVSVDLPKNMSSKTLITTIKEEELDNDDVFMA; this is encoded by the exons ATACTGACTACCTCAACATCACCGATGCCAACATCACAGACAACATGACAGTTATTCTACCCATGGAAGAAGAAGGCTGTATTGCTCAGGATGAGAGACTGAACTTGGCCTACACCATTGGATCTTTCTTGCTCAGCGGAATGACCTTTCCTCTCGGGATGTTCATGGACAAGTTCGGGTCCCGAAACCTCAGGATGGCTGGCAGTGTCATGTTTGGATTATCCAGTGTATTATTTGCAATTGCAGCAAGAA CCAAGATGTCTATTCTCCTCTTCCCCGCGGTGTCGTTGAACGGCATGAGCGGGATTGTCCACGTCTTCACCGGGTTCCAAGTCACCAACCTGTTTGGTGACAAGCGAGGAACGATGATGAGCTTCTTTGTGGGCGCCTACGCATCCTCGGCTGTCGTCTTCCCAGCTATGAAG GGTCTGTACGATCTGGGTATTCCCTTTGACACCCTGTTCTTCTGCTATGCTGGACTGATGGTCTTCGTCATCCTTAACTGCTACTTCAACGTGCCCAAGGAACCCATCCCTGGCCCTGAGGAGATGGACTTCAGAATCAAGTTCAG ACCATTTGGCGTTCACCACAAGCTGACTGGGAAGCACTTCTATGGCATGGTGACCACCGTTGGCCGACGACTGAGCATCGACGAGAAGGGGGGACCGACCATGGCCTCTCACCTCAACCTGGAGATGGACTACAGCTCTGTGGACCATG CCCATCCTGTTGCAGCTATCCCGCCATTGTCCAAGAGTATCTGCACCATGGCGTTCTTTTGGAGCGTGGTCACCATGTGCATCGGTCAACTGAGACTCATCTTCTTCATTGGCGCGCTGAGTCAGATGTTAGGCAGAGTGTCGGGGGCAGACAGTTCCAAAG TGAACATCTACACCTCCATCTTTGGTATGATCCAGATGGCGTGCATCCTCATGGCCCCCCTGATCGGCATCGTCCTCGACTGGAACACCAGGCCGAAGAAGTCCAAGGGTGCTAAAGAGGAGCTACTCGACGACACGTGCAATGGAAAGGGCAGCACCTCCAGTGAAAAAAG CGTCAACATAACCCTcaacaagcaaaaacaacaacagaaagtcAAGTTGCAAAAGATCAGCAACGTGATGAAGGCCTTTGCTCTGACGAACGTCCTCATGATCTTCTTCGGTGTCACTGTCCTCATCCCAAGTCTGGAACTACAG ATCTTGACGTTTTTGCTTCACACACTCATCAGAGGGTTCATCCATTCAACTGTCGGTGCCATGTATGCCACTAT GTATCATCACACCCACTTTGGCACATTGACAGGGTTGCAGTCGCTGATCTCTGCAGTATTCGCCTGTCTACAGTACCCCGTCTTCACCATCATCAACGGGCCTCTCAACGAGGACCCCTTCTGG ATGAACGTCGGCTTGCTGGTGCTCACATTCTTCAACTTCGGTCTGCCAGCTTACCTCTTCCTCTATGTCAAGAGACTAAAGGCTGAACCAGAGGTGGGCAAGCCAAAGACGTCAGTAGTATCAGTCGACCTCCCAAAGAACATGAGCTCGAAAACCCTCATAACGACGATAAAGGAAGAGGAACTCGACAACGACGACGTGTTCATGGCCTGA
- the LOC136440860 gene encoding large neutral amino acids transporter small subunit 4-like isoform X2: MAPCLFTAQRRRYWLIITAIIENLLFSAVLLGWGSLVLMLKKEGIYLELCSGHDTDYLNITDANITDNMTVILPMEEEGCIAQDERLNLAYTIGSFLLSGMTFPLGMFMDKFGSRNLRMAGSVMFGLSSVLFAIAARTKMSILLFPAVSLNGMSGIVHVFTGFQVTNLFGDKRGTMMSFFVGAYASSAVVFPAMKGLYDLGIPFDTLFFCYAGLMVFVILNCYFNVPKEPIPGPEEMDFRIKFRPFGVHHKLTGKHFYGMVTTVGRRLSIDEKGGPTMASHLNLEMDYSSVDHAIPPLSKSICTMAFFWSVVTMCIGQLRLIFFIGALSQMLGRVSGADSSKGAQYIVNIYTSIFGMIQMACILMAPLIGIVLDWNTRPKKSKGAKEELLDDTCNGKGSTSSEKSVNITLNKQKQQQKVKLQKISNVMKAFALTNVLMIFFGVTVLIPSLELQILTFLLHTLIRGFIHSTVGAMYATMYHHTHFGTLTGLQSLISAVFACLQYPVFTIINGPLNEDPFWMNVGLLVLTFFNFGLPAYLFLYVKRLKAEPEVGKPKTSVVSVDLPKNMSSKTLITTIKEEELDNDDVFMA; encoded by the exons ATACTGACTACCTCAACATCACCGATGCCAACATCACAGACAACATGACAGTTATTCTACCCATGGAAGAAGAAGGCTGTATTGCTCAGGATGAGAGACTGAACTTGGCCTACACCATTGGATCTTTCTTGCTCAGCGGAATGACCTTTCCTCTCGGGATGTTCATGGACAAGTTCGGGTCCCGAAACCTCAGGATGGCTGGCAGTGTCATGTTTGGATTATCCAGTGTATTATTTGCAATTGCAGCAAGAA CCAAGATGTCTATTCTCCTCTTCCCCGCGGTGTCGTTGAACGGCATGAGCGGGATTGTCCACGTCTTCACCGGGTTCCAAGTCACCAACCTGTTTGGTGACAAGCGAGGAACGATGATGAGCTTCTTTGTGGGCGCCTACGCATCCTCGGCTGTCGTCTTCCCAGCTATGAAG GGTCTGTACGATCTGGGTATTCCCTTTGACACCCTGTTCTTCTGCTATGCTGGACTGATGGTCTTCGTCATCCTTAACTGCTACTTCAACGTGCCCAAGGAACCCATCCCTGGCCCTGAGGAGATGGACTTCAGAATCAAGTTCAG ACCATTTGGCGTTCACCACAAGCTGACTGGGAAGCACTTCTATGGCATGGTGACCACCGTTGGCCGACGACTGAGCATCGACGAGAAGGGGGGACCGACCATGGCCTCTCACCTCAACCTGGAGATGGACTACAGCTCTGTGGACCATG CTATCCCGCCATTGTCCAAGAGTATCTGCACCATGGCGTTCTTTTGGAGCGTGGTCACCATGTGCATCGGTCAACTGAGACTCATCTTCTTCATTGGCGCGCTGAGTCAGATGTTAGGCAGAGTGTCGGGGGCAGACAGTTCCAAAG GAGCCCAGTATATTG TGAACATCTACACCTCCATCTTTGGTATGATCCAGATGGCGTGCATCCTCATGGCCCCCCTGATCGGCATCGTCCTCGACTGGAACACCAGGCCGAAGAAGTCCAAGGGTGCTAAAGAGGAGCTACTCGACGACACGTGCAATGGAAAGGGCAGCACCTCCAGTGAAAAAAG CGTCAACATAACCCTcaacaagcaaaaacaacaacagaaagtcAAGTTGCAAAAGATCAGCAACGTGATGAAGGCCTTTGCTCTGACGAACGTCCTCATGATCTTCTTCGGTGTCACTGTCCTCATCCCAAGTCTGGAACTACAG ATCTTGACGTTTTTGCTTCACACACTCATCAGAGGGTTCATCCATTCAACTGTCGGTGCCATGTATGCCACTAT GTATCATCACACCCACTTTGGCACATTGACAGGGTTGCAGTCGCTGATCTCTGCAGTATTCGCCTGTCTACAGTACCCCGTCTTCACCATCATCAACGGGCCTCTCAACGAGGACCCCTTCTGG ATGAACGTCGGCTTGCTGGTGCTCACATTCTTCAACTTCGGTCTGCCAGCTTACCTCTTCCTCTATGTCAAGAGACTAAAGGCTGAACCAGAGGTGGGCAAGCCAAAGACGTCAGTAGTATCAGTCGACCTCCCAAAGAACATGAGCTCGAAAACCCTCATAACGACGATAAAGGAAGAGGAACTCGACAACGACGACGTGTTCATGGCCTGA